Proteins from a genomic interval of Stenotrophomonas sp. WZN-1:
- a CDS encoding response regulator: MRVLIAEDDPDIASGLCASLRRQGHVVDHVDNGAHADAALGSTQYALLVLDLGLPQLDGRDVLQRLRQRGDGLAVLVVTARDGLAERVRVLDLGADDYLVKPFALDEFEARVRAQLRRVTSNGNPDLRIGRLRLDLAGHRVWIDDQSLELTAREFGLLSALAVRAERIVSRAQLVEALCDWGQDLTDNGLDIALHRLRRKLQPGGMGIRTVRGLGYMLEDAQDNSAP, from the coding sequence ATGCGCGTTCTGATTGCTGAAGACGACCCGGACATCGCCTCCGGCCTGTGCGCCTCGCTGCGCCGGCAGGGGCACGTGGTTGACCACGTCGACAACGGCGCGCACGCCGACGCGGCACTGGGCTCGACCCAGTACGCGCTGCTGGTGCTGGACCTGGGGCTGCCGCAACTGGATGGCCGCGACGTGCTGCAACGCCTGCGCCAGCGCGGCGATGGCCTGGCGGTGCTGGTGGTAACCGCCCGCGATGGCCTGGCCGAACGCGTGCGCGTGCTCGACCTTGGCGCCGACGACTACCTGGTCAAGCCGTTCGCACTGGACGAATTCGAAGCACGCGTGCGTGCGCAGCTGCGCCGGGTCACCAGCAATGGCAACCCGGACCTGCGCATCGGTCGCCTGCGCCTGGACCTGGCCGGGCACCGCGTCTGGATCGACGACCAGTCGCTGGAACTGACCGCACGCGAGTTCGGCCTGCTGTCGGCACTGGCGGTCCGTGCCGAGCGCATCGTGTCGCGCGCGCAGCTGGTGGAGGCGCTGTGCGACTGGGGCCAGGACCTGACCGACAACGGCCTGGACATCGCCCTGCACCGCCTGCGCCGCAAGCTGCAACCCGGCGGCATGGGCATCCGCACCGTGCGCGGGCTGGGCTACATGCTGGAAGACGCGCAGGACAACAGCGCCCCGTGA
- a CDS encoding metallophosphoesterase, which translates to MPRYRPSLLTTLLLPLLACSAGATQAREVAAPADHVQADGPYVFRQGMQLQAKWICDDKVESRTLSTQAAGTDIAPRCGYGHTVHVAAPNAPSISVLPAAPRIVALSDIHGQYGLLVRLLRAHQVIDAQDRWALGKDSLVIAGDVFDRGPQVTEAFWLLYGLQQQAAAAGGAVHFVLGNHETMVLYDDLRYVNPKYLRSAQLLGRSYPQLYGADSVIGQWLRTRPVLLKIGDTLFLHGGISPEAVQLALDPARTNAAYQASLGLPKAEVKADPATAPLYDGKTSPIWYRGYFDGRLDTAGVQAVLDRLHLKRIVVGHTSMPHVSSFHGDRVIAIDSSIKNGENGELLFIEDGRLSRGLLDGSRVPLAPGEPGLQD; encoded by the coding sequence ATGCCGCGCTATCGCCCTTCCCTGCTGACCACCCTGCTGCTGCCGCTGCTGGCCTGCAGCGCCGGAGCCACGCAGGCCCGCGAGGTTGCCGCGCCCGCCGACCACGTGCAGGCCGATGGCCCCTATGTATTCCGCCAGGGCATGCAGCTGCAGGCCAAGTGGATCTGCGACGACAAGGTCGAGTCGCGCACGCTGTCCACGCAGGCCGCAGGCACCGACATCGCCCCACGCTGCGGCTACGGGCACACCGTGCATGTGGCCGCGCCGAATGCACCTTCGATCTCCGTACTGCCGGCCGCGCCGCGCATCGTCGCGCTGTCCGACATCCATGGCCAGTACGGGCTGCTGGTGCGCCTGCTGCGCGCCCATCAGGTCATCGACGCGCAGGACCGCTGGGCACTGGGCAAGGACTCCCTGGTCATCGCCGGCGATGTGTTCGACCGCGGCCCGCAGGTGACCGAGGCGTTCTGGCTGCTGTACGGCCTGCAGCAGCAGGCCGCCGCCGCCGGCGGCGCAGTGCACTTCGTGCTTGGCAACCACGAAACCATGGTGCTGTACGACGACCTGCGCTACGTCAACCCGAAGTACCTGCGCAGCGCCCAGCTGCTCGGCCGCAGCTATCCGCAGCTGTACGGCGCCGATTCGGTGATCGGGCAGTGGCTGCGCACACGCCCGGTGCTGCTGAAGATCGGCGACACCCTGTTCCTGCACGGTGGCATCTCGCCCGAAGCGGTGCAGCTGGCGCTGGACCCGGCGCGAACCAACGCGGCCTACCAGGCGTCACTGGGCCTGCCCAAGGCCGAAGTGAAGGCCGACCCGGCCACCGCACCGCTGTATGACGGCAAGACCAGCCCGATCTGGTACCGCGGCTACTTCGATGGCCGCCTCGACACGGCGGGTGTACAGGCCGTGCTCGATCGCCTGCACCTCAAGCGCATCGTCGTCGGCCACACCTCGATGCCGCACGTCAGCAGTTTCCATGGCGACCGCGTGATCGCCATCGACAGCAGCATCAAGAACGGCGAGAACGGCGAACTGCTGTTCATCGAGGATGGCAGGCTCAGCCGTGGCCTGCTGGACGGCTCACGGGTGCCATTGGCGCCAGGTGAGCCGGGCCTGCAGGACTGA
- a CDS encoding helix-turn-helix domain-containing protein: MHANSPCPVARSADLLGDRWALLVIRDAFDGITRFGDFQRSLGAARNILSDRLRRLVEAGILQLQPASDGSAYQEYVLTHAGQELFPLLVALRQWGERHRFEAGEAHSQLIESSTRRPLPYMQPHGRDGQPLQAAATRVRKLKDEGRGT; encoded by the coding sequence ATGCACGCCAACAGTCCCTGCCCCGTCGCCCGCAGCGCCGACCTGCTCGGCGACCGCTGGGCGCTGCTGGTCATCCGCGATGCCTTCGATGGCATCACCCGCTTTGGCGACTTCCAGCGCAGCCTCGGCGCGGCGCGCAACATCCTCAGTGATCGCCTGCGCAGGCTGGTCGAGGCCGGCATCCTGCAGCTGCAACCAGCCTCCGATGGCTCGGCCTACCAGGAATACGTGCTCACCCACGCCGGCCAGGAACTGTTCCCGCTGCTGGTCGCGCTGCGCCAGTGGGGAGAACGCCATCGCTTCGAAGCCGGTGAAGCCCATTCGCAGCTGATCGAATCCAGCACGCGGCGACCGCTGCCCTACATGCAACCGCACGGGCGCGACGGTCAGCCCCTGCAGGCCGCCGCGACCCGCGTGCGCAAGCTCAAGGACGAAGGGCGCGGCACCTGA
- a CDS encoding MFS transporter, whose amino-acid sequence MSTPLVSRPLLVLLAVAAGASVANVYYAQPLLDRLAQAFALDRAVAGAVLAATQAGSVLALLGLLPLADRGDRRRLLRLQLMALVLGLLWLAAARTAAWLLSGMLLAGLLGTALTQGLIAYTATLAPPEQRGRVVGVVQGGVFIGLLLARVVSGAIAATIGWRAVYLLSAAMMAALAVLLWRRLPAVPVPPVPPRWSALLGSMLGMLRRDRSLRERGPLALLLFAGLNVFWAAAPLPLSAPPLQWSTAAIGALGLAGVVGALMAARVGHWMDRGFTGRVSLGALLLMLAAWGPLLGLSQSLSLLLLGVIVLDLGGQALHVSNQALLLRAPAEQHGRLVALYMLFYAVGSGAGAAAGPWMQARHGWPAVCLLGAGIALLALLWWAGWRVVALKAAAATCIGRASCR is encoded by the coding sequence ATGAGTACTCCATTGGTTTCCCGTCCACTGCTGGTCCTGCTCGCGGTCGCGGCCGGCGCCAGCGTTGCCAACGTCTATTACGCGCAACCGCTGCTGGACCGGCTGGCGCAGGCGTTCGCACTGGACCGTGCCGTGGCGGGCGCAGTGCTGGCGGCAACCCAGGCCGGCAGCGTGCTGGCCTTGCTTGGCCTGCTGCCGTTGGCCGATCGCGGGGACCGGCGACGTCTGCTGCGGCTGCAGTTGATGGCGCTGGTGCTGGGCCTGCTGTGGCTGGCGGCTGCCCGGACTGCGGCATGGCTGTTGTCGGGCATGCTGCTGGCCGGCCTGCTGGGCACCGCGCTGACCCAGGGGCTGATCGCCTATACCGCCACGCTGGCGCCGCCGGAGCAGCGCGGCCGCGTGGTGGGCGTGGTGCAGGGCGGTGTGTTCATCGGCCTGTTGCTGGCGCGCGTGGTATCGGGCGCGATCGCGGCCACCATCGGCTGGCGGGCGGTCTATCTGCTGTCGGCAGCGATGATGGCGGCCTTGGCCGTGCTGTTGTGGCGGCGCCTGCCGGCGGTGCCGGTACCGCCGGTACCGCCGCGCTGGTCCGCGCTGCTGGGTTCGATGCTGGGCATGCTGCGCCGGGACCGCAGTCTGCGCGAGCGTGGGCCGCTGGCGTTGCTGCTGTTTGCTGGCCTCAACGTGTTCTGGGCGGCGGCGCCGCTGCCGTTGTCGGCGCCTCCGTTGCAGTGGTCCACCGCGGCCATCGGTGCGCTCGGCCTGGCCGGCGTAGTGGGCGCATTGATGGCGGCGCGGGTCGGGCACTGGATGGACCGCGGTTTCACTGGTCGGGTCAGCCTTGGCGCGTTGCTGCTGATGCTTGCCGCGTGGGGGCCGCTGCTGGGCCTGTCGCAGTCGCTGTCGTTGCTGCTGCTGGGCGTGATCGTGCTCGACCTCGGTGGGCAGGCACTGCACGTATCGAACCAGGCGCTGCTGCTGCGTGCACCGGCAGAACAGCATGGGCGCCTGGTGGCGCTGTACATGCTGTTCTATGCGGTGGGCAGTGGTGCCGGTGCGGCTGCCGGGCCCTGGATGCAGGCCCGGCATGGCTGGCCCGCAGTGTGCCTGCTGGGTGCAGGCATCGCGTTGCTGGCACTGCTGTGGTGGGCGGGGTGGCGGGTGGTGGCGCTGAAAGCAGCGGCTGCCACCTGTATCGGTAGAGCCAGCTGCCGGTAG
- a CDS encoding GGDEF domain-containing protein has protein sequence MEPPQLDDASQPLAEAWQHGLQQAGPAATALLHAAAADAPPALAQRFYEVLLQDGRARRFLSHDQVKQRLQPAMQRWLVQLLTTDANGIAATVASQRVIGDVHARVGIPVDLVTRGARVLKHELFVRLRDDAPDSATAFAAIDCLSAIMDIAMEGMTLAYTHARERSTRADAAYRLFSLVQNVGTERERQRALLLDWENALLYALAGHVQASDSASLATSEFGLWFTHKGIPSFGESSETQQVGQLMARIDTNLQRASNDAPAQRLAVLPAIREDLAAIRALMTLLFERIGELDAGSDALTNLLNRRFLPTVLRREIELATHNRTPFSLLLLDLDHFKAINDGHGHDAGDRALQHVAGLLGQLTRGSDYLFRYGGEEFVVVLVAASESQAAVIAESLRRQIAHSPVALANGQVLSLTASIGVAGHDGHPDYERLMARADAAMYEAKRSGRNRVVVASADLQEAPGRRALQR, from the coding sequence GTGGAACCACCCCAACTGGACGATGCCAGCCAGCCGCTGGCCGAGGCCTGGCAGCACGGCCTGCAACAGGCCGGCCCTGCGGCCACCGCGCTGCTGCACGCCGCCGCCGCCGATGCCCCGCCGGCGCTGGCCCAACGCTTCTACGAAGTACTGCTGCAGGACGGGCGTGCACGCCGCTTCCTGTCCCACGATCAGGTCAAGCAGCGCCTGCAGCCAGCCATGCAGCGCTGGCTCGTGCAGTTGCTGACCACCGATGCCAACGGCATTGCCGCCACCGTCGCCTCGCAACGGGTGATCGGCGATGTGCATGCCCGGGTCGGCATTCCGGTCGATCTGGTGACCCGTGGCGCGCGCGTGCTCAAGCACGAACTGTTCGTGCGCCTGCGCGATGATGCGCCCGACAGCGCCACCGCGTTCGCCGCCATCGACTGCCTCAGCGCGATCATGGACATCGCCATGGAAGGCATGACCCTGGCCTACACCCATGCCCGCGAGCGCTCCACCCGTGCCGATGCTGCGTACCGGCTGTTCTCACTGGTGCAGAACGTCGGCACCGAGCGCGAGCGCCAGCGGGCACTGCTGCTGGACTGGGAGAACGCCCTGCTCTACGCGTTGGCCGGCCATGTGCAGGCCAGCGACAGCGCCAGCCTGGCCACATCCGAGTTCGGCCTGTGGTTCACCCACAAGGGCATCCCCAGTTTCGGCGAGAGCAGCGAGACCCAGCAGGTCGGCCAGCTGATGGCCCGCATCGACACCAACCTGCAGCGAGCAAGCAACGATGCCCCGGCGCAGCGCCTGGCGGTGCTGCCGGCCATCCGCGAGGACCTGGCCGCCATCCGCGCCCTGATGACGCTGCTGTTCGAGCGCATCGGTGAACTGGATGCCGGCAGCGATGCACTGACCAACCTGCTCAACCGCCGCTTCCTGCCTACCGTGCTGCGCAGGGAAATTGAGCTGGCCACGCACAACCGCACACCGTTCTCGCTGCTGCTGCTCGACCTGGATCATTTCAAGGCGATCAACGACGGCCACGGCCACGATGCCGGCGACCGCGCGTTGCAGCACGTCGCCGGCCTGCTCGGCCAGCTCACGCGCGGCAGCGACTACCTGTTCCGCTATGGCGGCGAGGAGTTCGTGGTGGTACTGGTCGCGGCCAGCGAGTCGCAGGCTGCGGTGATCGCCGAGAGCCTGCGCCGGCAGATCGCACACTCGCCGGTGGCCCTGGCCAATGGCCAGGTACTGTCACTGACCGCCAGCATCGGCGTGGCCGGCCATGACGGCCATCCGGACTACGAGCGGCTGATGGCACGTGCCGACGCAGCGATGTACGAGGCCAAGCGCAGCGGCCGCAACCGCGTGGTGGTGGCCAGTGCGGACCTGCAGGAGGCGCCGGGACGGCGCGCATTGCAGCGCTGA